The nucleotide window TCTGGACATGTTGTTGTCGAGAACCATTCTGGGATCATGCTTGCTAATGGCCATGCTTATAAAGATCCGAATCTGGGAAGCGGGAATACAAACTTTGCTTTGCTCGTATCTCATACTTTCTCTGAGCCATTTGACAAGCCTAATGAATATGCACATGAAATTTCCAGGCTGGCAAACAGCCTTTCCAATGGCGGTCTGATCGTCCAGAAATACGGTGATATTTTAAAAGGGCGGAGATCCACAGAAAAAAGGATTAAAGAAGGATTTCTGGAACCTACCATGAAAGAGGCGGTGCCAGGAGATCTAGGACTCGTTCTTCCATATAACACACTCAAGAGTTTAATCGAAATGACGGAAGCACTCAACCAAGTTACTCCTGGTCTGGCTTCAGAACATACTTTGTTTTACGGAGTTGAGGCGAAATTCTATTCCGCAAGACCAAAGCTGAATGACAGGTTTGAAACGGAAATCAGCTGCCTGTATGTTGGCGGGGACGGTGCCGGCATCACTAGAGGACTGGCTCAGGCAAGCGCATGCGGAGTATGGATTGCGACCGATATAATTCAAAAATCCAAGACTGGACGGAAAACAGAGCCTGCACTTGTCTAAACATGCTTACACTCTTCCTATTCTTTGATAAAATAAACCTAAATACAGAAGAGGCGGGGAGAGTATGATTGCACCTAGATTATTGCCAGGGGATGAAATAAGAGTAATCGCACCAGCGACCAGCATGATTATTTTAAAAGAGGCTCAGGTTGATTTGGCTGTTGAAAGGCTGACTAAGCTTGGATTCAATGTGACATTCGGTAAGAACGCAGATGCGCATGATGAGTTTTTCAGCTCTTCGATAGCAGAAAGAATCCAGGATTTGCATGATGCTTTTGGGGATCCAAATGTAAAAGGAATCCTTACTGCGATTGGCGGATATAACTCTAATCAATTGCTTAAGTACATTGATTTTGATTTAATTGCTGCCAATCCGAAGATTTTTTGCGGATATAGCGATATTACAGCGCTTCAGCTGGCTATCTATCAGAAAGCTGGTCTCGTTACTTACTCAGGGCCCCATTTCTCGAGCTTCGGCGTGAAACATGGACTTGATTATTCAATGGAATCATTTTTAGAGGCAGTCACCAATGATGCTCCATATGAAGTGATACCATCTACAACATGGTCTGACGACGCCTGGTATCTCGACCAGGAAAATCGGACTTTCCACGAACAAAATGGCTACCTGATTCTCCAGGAAGGAGAAGCCGAGGGGAAACTGATCGGGGGAAATCTCTGTACGATGAACCTGCTTCAGGGTACAGAATTCATGCCTTCCCTGAAAGATAGCATCCTGTTCATTGAAGATGACGAAGAAAGCCATTCCAGAAGCTTTGACAGGGACCTGCAATCACTGCTGCATCTCCCAGATTCTGATTCAATAAAAGCTCTATTGATAGGACGATTCCAAAAGAACTCCAATATTACCGAAGAGGCATTAAGGAAGATTATATCCAGCAAGGAAGAGTTGCGGAATATACCAATCATCGCCAATGTAAACTTTGGACATGTCCAGCCTTTTGCCACATTGCCTATTGGGGCAGTTGCAACAATAAAGGCAGAGCGTGGCCAAACGGAGATCTTTATCGAACAAAAAGAATAGGGTTTACAATTATTACGGCACCTTTTTATGGGTGCCTTTTTTTTTTGCCTGGATTTGCAGATTTTGTATCAAGAAAAAAAGGAGAGAATATCTGTCCGAAATAGGTGCAGGTTCGGACAAAACAGCCGTTGGAAAAGCAGAATTTGTCCGAAGTCACCCCGGGTTCAGACAAAACAGTCGATGGAAGAGCAAAATTTGTCTGAAGTCACCCCGGGTTCGGACAAAACAGCCGTTGGAAAAGCAGAATTTGTCCGAAGTCACCCCGGGTTCGGACAAAATAGCTAGTGAATGAATAGAATTTGTCCGAAGTCACCCCGGGTTCAGACAAAACAGCCGTTGGAAAAGCAGAATTTGTCCGAAGTCACCCCAGGTTCGGACAAAACAGCCGATGGAAGAGCAAAACTTGTCCGAAGTCACCCCATGTTCAGACAAAATAGCTGGTGAATGAACAGAATTTGTCCGAAATCACCCCGGGTTCGGACAAAATAGCTAGTGAATGAATAGAATTTGTCCGAAGTCACCCCGGGTTCAGACAAAACAGCCGTTGGAAAAGTAGAATTTGTCCGAAGTCACCCCAGGTTCGGACAAAATAGCTAGTGAATGAATAGAATTTGTCCGAAGTCACCCCGGGTTCGGACAAAACAGCCGTTGGAAAAGCAGAATTTGTCCGAAGTCACCCCGGGTTCGGACAAAATAGCTAGTGAATGAATAGAATTTGTCCGAAGTCACCCCGGGTTCAGACAAAACAGCCGTTGGAAAAGCAGAATTTGTCCGAAGTCACCCCGGGTTCGGACAAAATAGCTAGTGAATGAATAGAATTTGTCCGAAGTCACCCCGGGTTCAGACAAAACAGCCGTTGGAAAAGCAGAATTTGTCCGAAGTCACCCCAGGTTCGGACAAAACAGCCGATGGAAGAGCAAAACTTGTCCGAAGTCACCCCGGGTTCAGACAAAATAGCTGGTGAATGAACAGAATTTGTCCGAAATCACCCCGGGTTCGGACAAAACAGCCGTTGAAAAAGCAGAATTTGTCCGAAATCACCCCGGGTTCGGACAAAACAGCCGTTGAAAAAACAGAATTTGTCCGAAGTCACCCCGGGTTCGGACAAAATAGCTGGTGAATGAATAGAATTTGTCCGAAGTCACCCCGGGTTCAGACAAAACAGCAGGTGGAAAAGCAGAATTTGTCCGAAGTCACCTCGGGTTCAGACAAAATAGCCAACGGAAGAGCAGAACTTGTC belongs to Mesobacillus subterraneus and includes:
- a CDS encoding S66 family peptidase, which encodes MIAPRLLPGDEIRVIAPATSMIILKEAQVDLAVERLTKLGFNVTFGKNADAHDEFFSSSIAERIQDLHDAFGDPNVKGILTAIGGYNSNQLLKYIDFDLIAANPKIFCGYSDITALQLAIYQKAGLVTYSGPHFSSFGVKHGLDYSMESFLEAVTNDAPYEVIPSTTWSDDAWYLDQENRTFHEQNGYLILQEGEAEGKLIGGNLCTMNLLQGTEFMPSLKDSILFIEDDEESHSRSFDRDLQSLLHLPDSDSIKALLIGRFQKNSNITEEALRKIISSKEELRNIPIIANVNFGHVQPFATLPIGAVATIKAERGQTEIFIEQKE